One window of Dysidea avara chromosome 11, odDysAvar1.4, whole genome shotgun sequence genomic DNA carries:
- the LOC136237632 gene encoding E3 ubiquitin-protein ligase TRIM56-like, protein MAAKEVKKATTNLNCPVCYQVFKNPKYLPCYHSYCEECLEKMVKQSKITCPECRQEATVPAGGVTVLANNFLINRLVDELILKRKVDGEEEVRCENCDEDDPVVAFCPDCSVFLCHLCNEAHKCAKVSRGHGIVPLTELRSNKDVIQPKAKTKVPLCKKHEIELMFYCETCEELVCMYCTVKDHAGHEHDTVKLMAGKHRSELQKITVPVEEMIGHFSMVQNTIKESKKKNKDHGDAVNKKIDQHCEEIIQRVLNQKDQLKQQVKNSILQNEKELESQLEAAKCMQAETLNMKELKDALEQSSDQEALFVKEQVIDQMQRLTEKYKKSSFRSFPFATVRYVPNREFISQFGHLRTPEYFAKISKPCKVVSNDGTMGNPWGIAISSKGMWAVADSSNHCVYLMTIDQDQLIVKFGGYGTNDGLFSHPDGLAFDDDHLFVVDRDNHRVQKFDVNGKFLLKFGTKGITDGQLHKPRGIMVYNGKAFI, encoded by the coding sequence ATGGCTGCTAAAGAAGTAAAGAAGGCGACCACAAACTTGAATTGTCCTGTGTGTTACCAGGTGTTCAAGAACCCCAAGTATCTGCCATGTTATCATTCTTATTGTGAAGAGTGTCTGGAGAAGATGGTGAAACAATCCAAGATCACATGTCCCGAGTGTAGACAGGAAGCCACAGTTCCTGCAGGAGGAGTGACAGTGTTAGCAAACAATTTCCTCATCAATCGTCTTGTGGATGAGCTGATTCTGAAACGTAAAGTGGATGGTGAAGAAGAAGTGAGATGTGAGAATTGTGATGAAGATGATCCTGTGGTTGCCTTTTGTCCTGACTGTAGTGTGTTCCTCTGTCACCTTTGTAATGAGGCCCACAAATGTGCTAAGGTGTCTCGTGGTCATGGCATAGTCCCGTTAACTGAACTTAGGTCCAATAAAGATGTCATACAACCCAAAGCGAAGACAAAAGTCCCATTGTGCAAGAAACATGAGATAGAGTTGATGTTCTACTGTGAGACATGTGAGGAGctggtgtgtatgtattgtacagtgAAGGATCATGCTGGACATGAACATGACACTGTGAAACTAATGGCAGGCAAGCACCGAAGCGAGCTTCAGAAAATTACTGTTCCAGTGGAAGAAATGATTGGACATTTCTCTATGGTTCAGAATACAATCAAAGAGTCCAAGAAGAAAAACAAAGACCATGGTGATGCAGTCAATAAGAAAATTGATCAACACTGTGAGGAAATCATCCAGAGAGTATTGAATCAAAAAGACCAGTTGAAGCAACAAGTAAAAAATTCAATATTACAAAATGAGAAGGAACTAGAATCCCAACTAGAAGCTGCAAAATGTATGCAAGCTGAGACATTAAACATGAAAGAGCTGAAAGATGCTTTGGAACAGAGTTCTGACCAAGAAGCACTATTCGTAAAGGAGCAAGTGATTGATCAGATGCAACGACTGACTGAAAAGTACAAGAAGTCGAGTTTTCGTTCATTTCCGTTTGCTACAGTGAGATATGTACctaatagagaattcatttCACAGTTTGGACATCTCAGAACTCCTGAATATTTTGCTAAGATCAGTAAGCCCTGCAAGGTAGTAAGTAATGATGGTACCATGGGCAACCCCTGGGGTATTGCAATTAGTAGCAAAGGAATGTGGGCAGTAGCTGACTCGTCCAACCATTGTGTGTACTTAATGACTATTGATCAAGATCAGCTGATTGTAAAGTTTGGTGGCTATGGTACAAATGATGGCCTCTTCAGTCATCCCGATGGACTTGCATTCGATGATGATCATTTGTTTGTGGTTGATCGTGATAATCACAGAGTACAGAAGTTTGATGTCAATGGAAAattcttgctcaaatttggtaccAAAGGGATCACAGACGGTCAACTGCATAAACCGCGAGGTATTATGGTTTATAATGGTAAAGCTTTTATATGA